The Alnus glutinosa chromosome 1, dhAlnGlut1.1, whole genome shotgun sequence region TTTTATCGAATTCTAGGCAGCAATTTCGTATGCAGGTGTTATTGATTACAAGATTTcgagatacaaacaaaattagaTAAAAAAGGGTGTTTGAATGCATTAATCTCCTTGTATTTTGACATGTGTATGTATTTGGTGATATCTTTATACGTAGTCATCTATCACATGACTCCAATGTATCTTACAATAAGAACAAAATGATAGTTTATTTTAGAACATTAGACCAACTTCTTTCGACATttagaaaggaaaataaaaataaatataaaaatggtACCCTATGGTCCCTATCTTTGAAGCtactattttacattttttctttttcttttttatcttcatATAAGGAATCtagttaatattttaaaaaaatttcgcttactatattatttttgcaatcatatatttaaattttaaaaagtgtcaatttagtgtatcaatctttcaatttttttttttccaatttcaaccTTTGTTAAAATTtcccgttaaatcctaacgaaggGATGTTAGAATTCATCAAATACccaatttttaaggaaaaaaaaattacaaaaatttaggtgttggttaggatttaacagaatttgcaaaaatatcaataCCTGcatctttggaaaaaaaaaaaaaaaaatgtaattttttctttctttttttttttaaaaaaaaaaaaaatacaagggtattttgaaaattttgaccaaATTTAACGGAAACTCTTAAcggattgttgaaattgaaaaaaactaaaagattgatacattaaattgacattttttaaagtttaagagtatgattgtaaaagtgataaaagatcgtaggtgataagtgaagttttttcaaatgttttacTTTGGgtgaaaatttaattaaaaataatatatgttatcACATTTCATAATAATTAAGTATGACAACCGGTGAGTTTTTACAGGACACACGTTTtttttatcatactttattttcaataaaaattggGTGTAAACTCAGTCATTTACACCCTCTAATAGAGAGCTGTCACATCAACATTTTacacaataataaataaacctcTTCTCACACAATCAAATCACTCTCTTTTCCTCCCTCACCCTCATTCCCCTTAAAAAATACGGCTATGTTGGGTAAGTTGTACACATGTGGGATTTTATATGGTTATGTCGGGTAAATAGTCAAACAATAATACTTCAAatataaagcaaaaacaaaaacattgtCTATGACCACGGGCGATGTAAGGTGAAAAAGAACGTTACCGATGATTTCACTTCAACATCAATACATCATCAATTTGCAACTTGCATTGGAAATTGTCTTCATAGGTTTTTGGACAaacatttcatatatatatatatatatgacatcaTCAATTTCACACCGAAATCTTTTTATGACATGTTTTTTACGCATTTATTTAGAGAACATGGCTTTGATTTCTGACCTTGTTGGATTTTCTAGTGGGCGAATATTACTCTACAAACTTTAATTTGTATCTGTTGAGTGTTCTTGGACCTCTCTTAAATCTAAAAGTTAGCTCATGAGATGAAACTTTTCTTCACACTTATAAATTGACCACACAGCCCCTTCCACAACCGATGTGAGATAAATTCCAACATTTTCTCCTCTCACACATTGAGCATGGATCTGCTAACATCGACCTCTTTTACGGATTGGGTTGTAACTTGAGCTTTTATAATAGTGTTGAGTGGTCTTGGCCCTCTctcaaccaaaaattaactCATGAGGTGATGCTTTCCTTTACATTTATAAACTGACCACTCAGCCCTTTCCACAACCAATATGGAATAAATCCCAACAGTATCATCTAGGATTTTTAGGCTATGATTTTTACTATTGACAATTGTAAGATTTGATTTATGTTATGGAGGATTTATGGTCGAGTTATGGAGTTACTTGATGAATATTATCTtacaagttttaatttttattatggaGGATTTTTGGCTTAATTATGGAAAATCTCATTTGATCAAAGAACACacattttaaggaaaaagtaaTGAATAAACAATCTATTTATCttagaaaaatattgaaaatcaCACTTTTACAAACATGTCACTGTGAATTAATTATTGgatcaattattatttaaaaaataaaaaaagagtaatgattcattattatcttttgatataattttttaccactttgtttatgtggcaaggtggttctccatcttattttatttttaaaactcagaaaGTAGTAGAgaaccaccttaccacataaataaggtggtgaaaagttgtatcgaAAGGTGATACCGAatgattacttaaaaaaaaaaaaaaaaaaaaaaaacacaataaaaaagaaaatgtcacAAACTGCCAAATTCTGAAATAAAGTTAGTGCAAGAAAAGAGATGTGAGAAAGATGcgaataaaatttatatatatattttgacttTTAAAGACGGAGAAATGATGAAAAGGTTTATAAACATGGAATGAGAAAGAATATCTGACGTATTTTTTTATGCGAATGTCACTGTTTTAAAAGATACACAAGAACGGTGTTTACTGGTGAAAGAATGCGAGAGGCTCAACTCCCACTCCGAAGAACGTTGAGGACTACCACATCTACTTGTCAGAAtttttatcatactttattTTCAACGCATGAAACCCGCCCGTATCCAATACGTAATTTGTGGCTGTCATGTATTCAAATACGCGGTCCTTTTTGGGTATATATCCTTCAAGTGGAATCTCAGGGCTGTACGTGGAGGGTGATATTGTGATGACAACCATCAAATAATCGCTGTGAGATTAGCTCACCTCTGGTCCACACCAATCGCCTTAAATCGGCGATACGGGGGTGATCTGACTACGAGAGCGAAAATCAATCTTGGAAAGACAACTCGAGAGAAATATCCCAGATTTGATCTGCAGTGTCTGAAAGTATGAACTTTGGTTAGCAAAAGTCTAAGCACAGAAAAGGAATACTTGGTCCCACCTCCAGATTTCCTTGGGACTTCCAAATCTCCTCAATTCTGTCCCCTGTCGCGTTGGCTCTGCcacaaacttttttcttttttcttttttctttttgtaagtaaaCTCTGCCACAACTTAATTTCACTTTAAAATGTATaccatacttttttttttaaaaaaaataataattaattaatataattaataaattaaaatttaatagtaatttatctcatatttaatgataattttaaaaatcatattaattttgagagaacttaaaatgataatatttcttttaactCTACACTTTGTAATACGTTGCAACATCTCAAGACTCTTATCCTATACGCTTCTTTTTGTATTCTTATTTAAGCATGAGGCCATAAGCATctttggtaattttttattttatcaaactATTATCTagtaaatattatgaaaactcAATTATTTGAGTAggttgatttaataattttatgcaTATACTAGcaatttaaacaatatatatgaGAGATCTTACGCATTTAAGTAGGTGGCTGGACCTCGGCCAAATCTCCCACTGTCTTGAGTTAAcacaaaaaatttaatggtttATCACACATaagaatataaagaaaaaaaaaaaaatactaaatgccataattttattttataattattttagaatattgaTATGATAGTAATATACCTCAAACTAATTCTTGtattaatcatttaaaaaaattaaaattatttgaaattatttcaGGAGTATTATGAGATTTTGCTAGGGTTTGGGTTGGAAATTTTATTACTTCACGCCCTTTATCATTAAGGTTTTTAATGATATGGTTGGTGTTCACATCATTAGGTGGAAAGTGTGCGATCAAATGGAAGAGTaaattgatttgtattttttttggcaagtgGCTCACCTTAAAATCAAGTGAGGGTACATGTTTAAATGCATAGTTTATTAACGTAAGGaattaaaatatcttttattgGCAGTAAGAATCGGGTTAGGATCTCTCCTATTTTGTGGATTTTTTTAAgtcataattattatttttaaattaaacgaTTTAAATCTTATCAACTcagcatatattatatttaaaatttaacattGATTAAAATATTGCAGGAATTACATCTTATAGAGTAGTACCATAAAAATTTTAGAGGATATAGATCTATAAAAATCAAGCCTAAATGATAGCtagggagatttttttttttttaataaatttattactAGCATTTAATTTCGAAAACATGTTGACAAATGTACCGTAAATGGGTCGTGCTGTAATTGTATTATTTCACTTTCTAAAAGGGAACTCTAGAGttgaattaataataaaattgatattCTTGTAACActtgtaaaaataaaactagaaaaaattgaatttccatttaaaattcataaatGCAGATCACAAAAAAGGTGGCTCAATGCAAATAATCTCGTATAACAAGCTAAACTCTCACAGCAACATTTATCTACCGGTGGCTGAAATATTTAAGGGATCAGTAAGAGCTAGAATTACGTCAACTAGTATTGTTGGAGCATTGTTTAAGAAACATTTATTAttctaaatcaacaatttttttttctttctataattTGGTTTGAAAATTCATAGAACTCACGAAATTTCCCTTAATAAtgattgaaaataattgaacCATATATACGGATTACGGACCTCACAATCCTTTAATATTTGATGAAGATCACAAGGGAAATACGGAGCACGAGGTAGCACGTGTATAAGTGTGTATGAGTCGGCGGGGGTAAGCCAGGCTCACAAGATAGGCAAAGATACTTGCCTGTGGTATCGGCCTTTATtgcaaggaaaaggaaaaggaaaagaaggatAAGAAAGACTTGGGACGTTGGGAACTCACCTGTCAGACTGTACGAACCGCGTAGTAAATATCCACCGGCAAAAGGCGGTAAAAATCTTCCCTCTTTTTCATGCCGCCGGTTCCCGAGCCCCTCTTGTCGCTCtgtctcatttcttttttttcccacctACGGATTTGACGGCGCGGTCCTCTGTTGACCTGCGGTCAACTCCCCCACACTCAACCAACCACTGTGGCACACGTCCCTAAGATTGACCAAAATCTCGCGTAAAATATCGGTCAGGGTCTGTTCGCGATACGATCAGGACAGTCGCGAGATATGGGGGCCGTGATTTGGAGATCGCACCAAAGTGGATATCGAATCTCAGCGTAATGGcttcaattaaaaaaagcaGATTTGAGATTTCTTAGAGAGAGAATGATCGGATTTCAGAAAGGGACTAATAGAGAGagggtgtgtgtgtgagagagagagaccgagacaGGTAGACCATTTACATTTGCAGCTTATAAGAGAAGATTAGCCACAGAGGCAGAGGGGaacctttgttttgtttctttttcctcctcttgaagaaaataaaaaaatttagaaagaaaaaggagtaCGTTCGGTGAATATTTACTGACTCGGATATGGACGGTAACTTTCTCGTTTCACGGCGGATGATTGACGGTTTTGATGTTTCGTCGTCTGATTCCGATGAAGCTCACGTTCTGGCCGTTGATGACAGTCTCGTTGATCGGAAGGTCATTGAGCGGTTGCTTAAAATTTCTTCTTTCAAAGGTTTGCCTGTTGAtcagaaattttactttttcttataGGTTATGTTTGTTTCATGGAATTTTGAATGGAAAAACGGTCGGAGTGTGCAGTGACGGCTGTGGATAGTGGAAGGAGAGCCCTGCAATTCCTGGGGCTGGACGAGGAGAAGAGCGCCTCCGTTGGTTTTGATGTGAGTTTGAACAGAATGAGATTAATTCAAACAAACTAGGTTGCCAAATATTTATTTCCAGTATAGGATTTTGTTGCTGTGTATTTCAGGTTCTGATTCTTAGCTCTGTGTCACCTTTAGGGCTTGAAGGTGGATCTGATCATCACAGACTACTGTATGCCTGGAATGACTGGATACGAATTACTCAAGAAAATCAAGGTTAGAAATGTTTCACATAATTCACTTTCTCCGCAGAAATTTAACCAATTCTTGTTAAATGTAATTCGATCCTGTTGTTGGAACAGGAATCCTCTACATTCAGAGAGATTCCGGTGGTGATTATGTCCTCTGAGAACGTCTTAGCGCGTATTGACAGGtacttgaaataaaaaataaaaaataaaaaagaagaaaaaagtgaagGATATTTATTAGTTAGagaattgttaatttttttttaaatttaaaatttttttatgatataGATGTTTGGAGGAAGGGGCAGAAGATTTCATAGTGAAGCCGGTGA contains the following coding sequences:
- the LOC133867303 gene encoding two-component response regulator ARR5-like isoform X1, translating into MDGNFLVSRRMIDGFDVSSSDSDEAHVLAVDDSLVDRKVIERLLKISSFKVTAVDSGRRALQFLGLDEEKSASVGFDGLKVDLIITDYCMPGMTGYELLKKIKESSTFREIPVVIMSSENVLARIDRCLEEGAEDFIVKPVKLSDVKRLKDYMMREDGVGSENRGGINKRKLQDCCDLSSSEPSNSSSPSSSSSESPSRSPPSSSSPPSIPTPLDSPIRRLKMTTTDLID
- the LOC133867303 gene encoding two-component response regulator ARR4-like isoform X2; this translates as MEKRSECAVTAVDSGRRALQFLGLDEEKSASVGFDGLKVDLIITDYCMPGMTGYELLKKIKESSTFREIPVVIMSSENVLARIDRCLEEGAEDFIVKPVKLSDVKRLKDYMMREDGVGSENRGGINKRKLQDCCDLSSSEPSNSSSPSSSSSESPSRSPPSSSSPPSIPTPLDSPIRRLKMTTTDLID